Proteins encoded together in one Thermodesulforhabdus norvegica window:
- a CDS encoding gamma-glutamyltransferase family protein, with product MRVFSASVDLRDVFTCKGSSHAIATEHYLSAQVGLSILKSGGNAFDAAVAATFVEGLVNPHMFTPGGECPMLLYLADLNRVVSVNGNTQAPSKATIDEYLSRGIDIIPPSGVFSAGVPAAVAALLDVLAEFGSMPLEEVLAPARELALKGFPVHEGLVYMDKFGIQHCAERFRNEWPNSAKLYLTEDGKVPEPGGLMKNPAYASFLDALIEASRKGGEDRRAGIIRARELFYRGDIAREIEAFVRELDGLLSYDDMASYVTFMEEPVRVSFRNTVVFKCGPWSQGPVFLQMLKILEGFDLRALGHNSAEYLHLWIEAAKLAFADREQYYADPRFVRVPLRELLDEEYASVRRGLIDFEKASLYHRPGDPLKKSPLLSEEKIFRSRHWGYGTVHVAVADEKGNLAALTPSGAWISGNEVVPFLGFPLGNRLQTFYLEEGHPNCLQPGKRPRTTLSPSLAFRDSRPWMAFGTMGGDQQDQWTLQFFLNMVVFGMSMSQALEAPKLCTDHFPGTFYPHEVSPGRVRVEERISHETIRELERRGHKIVKDPPWRHGFICAVCRREDGSLEAGADPRGRFAGIFPSCALAW from the coding sequence ATGCGGGTATTCTCTGCGTCAGTTGATCTCAGAGATGTTTTTACATGTAAAGGCTCCAGCCATGCAATTGCAACGGAGCATTATCTGTCCGCCCAGGTAGGGCTAAGCATTCTTAAATCGGGCGGTAATGCCTTTGATGCCGCCGTTGCCGCAACCTTTGTGGAAGGCCTGGTGAATCCTCACATGTTTACCCCGGGTGGCGAATGCCCCATGTTGCTCTACCTTGCAGACCTTAACAGGGTGGTTTCCGTTAACGGGAATACGCAGGCCCCTTCGAAAGCCACTATTGATGAGTATTTGTCGAGAGGGATTGACATAATTCCGCCGTCGGGGGTGTTTTCTGCAGGAGTGCCTGCGGCGGTCGCCGCTCTGCTGGATGTGCTCGCCGAGTTCGGGTCTATGCCCCTGGAGGAAGTTCTGGCCCCGGCCCGGGAACTGGCTCTGAAGGGTTTTCCCGTTCATGAAGGGCTTGTTTATATGGATAAATTCGGGATCCAGCATTGTGCCGAAAGATTCCGAAATGAATGGCCCAATTCTGCAAAGCTCTATCTTACCGAAGACGGAAAGGTTCCGGAGCCGGGCGGGTTGATGAAAAATCCGGCTTATGCGTCTTTTTTGGACGCCCTTATAGAGGCTTCAAGAAAGGGGGGTGAGGATCGAAGGGCGGGTATTATCAGAGCACGAGAGCTCTTTTACAGGGGCGACATTGCCAGAGAAATTGAAGCCTTTGTGAGAGAGCTGGATGGTCTTTTGAGCTATGACGACATGGCTTCTTACGTCACCTTTATGGAAGAGCCGGTCAGGGTGAGTTTTCGAAATACTGTAGTCTTTAAGTGCGGCCCCTGGTCTCAAGGGCCCGTTTTTCTGCAAATGCTGAAGATTCTTGAAGGGTTTGATTTGCGGGCACTGGGGCACAATTCGGCAGAGTACCTGCATTTGTGGATAGAGGCGGCGAAGCTTGCCTTTGCGGACAGAGAACAATACTATGCCGATCCCCGTTTTGTTCGTGTGCCTCTGAGAGAGCTTCTGGATGAAGAATACGCCAGTGTGCGGCGAGGATTGATAGATTTTGAGAAAGCTTCTCTTTACCATCGGCCGGGAGATCCGCTGAAAAAGTCCCCGCTGCTTTCGGAAGAAAAAATATTTCGGAGCAGACACTGGGGCTACGGAACGGTTCACGTTGCCGTCGCCGACGAAAAGGGCAATCTTGCGGCTCTTACTCCCAGCGGAGCCTGGATCTCCGGAAACGAAGTTGTGCCCTTTCTGGGATTTCCTCTGGGCAATCGACTTCAGACTTTTTATCTTGAGGAAGGCCATCCCAATTGCCTGCAACCTGGCAAACGCCCCAGAACCACTTTATCCCCGTCGCTGGCCTTCAGAGACAGTCGCCCCTGGATGGCTTTTGGGACCATGGGGGGAGACCAGCAGGATCAATGGACTCTTCAATTTTTTCTCAACATGGTTGTCTTCGGAATGAGTATGTCTCAGGCTCTGGAGGCTCCCAAACTCTGTACCGACCACTTCCCCGGAACGTTTTATCCTCACGAGGTATCACCGGGACGGGTTAGGGTAGAAGAAAGAATTTCTCATGAAACCATCAGAGAATTGGAGAGACGAGGACATAAGATCGTTAAGGATCCACCCTGGAGGCATGGATTTATTTGTGCCGTTTGTAGACGCGAAGACGGAAGTCTGGAGGCAGGAGCCGATCCGAGAGGGCGTTTTGCGGGGATATTTCCTTCCTGTGCTCTTGCCTGGTGA
- a CDS encoding branched-chain amino acid aminotransferase yields MEIKVMPAGESERRPKPKDESKLVFGTVFSDHMFIMNYDEGRGWHDARIVPYQNLSLDPAAMVLHYGQGIFEGLKAYRASDGRILLFRPEKNWERFNKSARRMCMPEIDPAVLMQSLEALLRLDADWVPRSRGTSLYIRPTMFATEPALGVRPAKQYVYYVITGPVGPYYPEGFNPVKIYVSDEYVRAVRGGVGEAKTMGNYAASLYAAEIAKKKGYTQVLWLDAVERRYVEEVGTMNIFFRIEDTLVTPPLTGSILPGVTRESVIHLARHWGIKVEERPITIDEVIERAKDGSLKECFGTGTAAVISPVSELCYKEERVTIADGSVGEWSRKLYDELVGIQYGEKEDIFGWVREVPLDK; encoded by the coding sequence ATGGAGATAAAAGTAATGCCGGCGGGAGAATCAGAACGACGCCCCAAACCGAAAGACGAAAGCAAACTGGTTTTCGGGACCGTATTCAGCGATCACATGTTTATCATGAACTACGATGAAGGAAGGGGCTGGCACGACGCCAGAATCGTGCCCTACCAAAACCTGAGCCTTGACCCTGCAGCAATGGTACTCCACTACGGTCAGGGAATTTTCGAAGGCCTTAAAGCCTATCGGGCATCGGACGGCCGCATCCTGCTTTTTAGACCTGAAAAGAACTGGGAACGCTTCAACAAATCGGCCCGTCGTATGTGCATGCCCGAAATCGACCCTGCCGTTCTTATGCAGTCTCTGGAAGCCCTTCTCCGGCTGGACGCCGATTGGGTTCCCCGCAGTCGCGGTACGTCTCTCTACATAAGACCCACGATGTTCGCCACCGAGCCCGCCCTGGGTGTGCGCCCTGCAAAGCAGTACGTCTATTACGTAATTACGGGCCCTGTCGGACCCTACTACCCTGAGGGATTTAATCCGGTAAAGATTTACGTCAGCGACGAATACGTTCGCGCAGTTCGGGGAGGAGTAGGCGAAGCAAAAACCATGGGGAACTATGCCGCCAGCCTTTACGCTGCAGAAATCGCCAAAAAGAAGGGTTACACCCAGGTCCTGTGGCTTGATGCGGTGGAGAGGCGGTATGTGGAAGAGGTCGGTACAATGAACATATTCTTCCGCATAGAAGACACCCTGGTAACACCTCCCCTGACCGGGTCAATTCTTCCCGGCGTAACGAGAGAATCCGTAATCCACCTTGCCCGCCACTGGGGCATAAAAGTAGAAGAAAGACCTATAACGATTGATGAGGTTATAGAACGTGCCAAAGACGGTAGCCTTAAAGAGTGCTTTGGTACGGGAACTGCAGCCGTAATATCGCCGGTTTCAGAACTTTGTTACAAGGAAGAGCGGGTAACCATCGCGGACGGATCGGTAGGGGAATGGTCAAGAAAGCTTTACGATGAACTCGTAGGGATCCAGTACGGCGAAAAAGAAGACATTTTCGGCTGGGTCAGGGAAGTTCCGCTGGATAAATGA
- a CDS encoding TRAP transporter large permease, which produces MESLPGIMFLVLTILLMLGFPVAFTLLGTALCFGLIGFDWSFFNLLPLRIWGVMTNFTLLAVPLFVFMGVMLERSGIAEELLESMALLFGRLPGGLAISVVVVGALLGASTGIVGATVVTMGLLSLPTMLRRGYQPELATGTISAAGTLGQIIPPSIVLVLLGDIIGVSVGDLFIGAVIPGLVLVTLYIIYILIIANIKPSWAPPIPRAEWEEAKRQGLFKRVMKAMVPPLVLMIGVLGSIFAGIASPTEAAAVGASGATLLSIVNRKFNFEILRQVMQATTRLTCMVFIILVGAGAFGLVFRGLGGDHWVRSYIQHIPYGKWGVFVICMSIVFVIGFFLDFIEITFIHIPVLAPIMKHLGFDPLWFAILFAVNLQTSFMTPPFGFSLFYLKGVAPPQITTGHIYRGIIPFVIMQLIGLLVVTLYPPLATWLPRVVFAR; this is translated from the coding sequence ATGGAGTCTTTGCCTGGCATCATGTTTCTTGTGCTGACGATTCTTCTTATGCTGGGTTTTCCTGTGGCTTTTACACTTTTGGGTACTGCGCTGTGTTTCGGGCTCATCGGTTTCGATTGGAGCTTTTTTAACCTGCTTCCTCTGAGGATCTGGGGGGTTATGACCAACTTTACACTCCTTGCGGTTCCCCTCTTTGTTTTTATGGGGGTTATGCTCGAGCGTTCGGGAATTGCAGAGGAGCTTCTCGAGAGCATGGCTCTTCTTTTCGGGAGGCTTCCCGGCGGGCTTGCCATATCGGTTGTCGTCGTTGGGGCACTGCTCGGTGCGTCCACCGGCATTGTCGGTGCCACGGTGGTTACCATGGGGCTTCTCAGCCTTCCCACCATGCTCCGAAGAGGCTACCAGCCGGAACTTGCCACCGGAACGATTTCCGCCGCCGGAACACTGGGACAGATCATTCCCCCCAGTATAGTGCTGGTACTTTTAGGCGACATAATAGGTGTGTCTGTCGGTGATCTTTTCATAGGCGCCGTCATTCCCGGCCTTGTTCTTGTGACACTATACATTATTTACATACTCATAATTGCCAATATAAAGCCTTCGTGGGCGCCACCCATTCCGAGAGCCGAGTGGGAGGAGGCCAAAAGGCAGGGGCTTTTTAAAAGGGTTATGAAGGCTATGGTGCCCCCCCTGGTTCTCATGATAGGCGTACTGGGATCGATTTTCGCCGGTATCGCTTCTCCAACGGAGGCGGCCGCCGTTGGAGCTTCAGGAGCAACGTTGCTGTCAATTGTGAATAGAAAGTTCAACTTTGAAATACTCAGGCAGGTCATGCAGGCCACCACACGCCTAACCTGCATGGTCTTCATAATCCTGGTCGGCGCCGGGGCCTTTGGCTTGGTCTTCCGTGGGCTCGGAGGCGACCACTGGGTAAGAAGCTACATACAGCATATTCCTTACGGAAAGTGGGGAGTATTCGTCATATGCATGTCAATCGTTTTCGTCATCGGATTTTTTCTCGATTTCATTGAAATTACCTTTATCCATATTCCCGTACTGGCTCCGATTATGAAACACCTGGGTTTTGACCCTCTATGGTTTGCAATCCTTTTTGCCGTAAACCTTCAGACCTCTTTCATGACCCCTCCCTTTGGATTTTCGCTGTTTTACTTAAAAGGCGTAGCACCACCACAAATCACGACGGGACACATCTATCGAGGCATTATACCCTTCGTGATTATGCAACTTATCGGCCTTCTGGTGGTAACCCTGTACCCACCTCTGGCAACCTGGCTACCGAGAGTTGTTTTTGCCAGGTAA
- a CDS encoding potassium channel family protein, whose protein sequence is MKEVGVIAMAQIAIIGLGNFGYYLGRDLYEKGHDVIGIDIRKEAVQRIRQEISEAVVADGTDREVLESLGIQDVDIAVVAIGTNMLASILTTFNLREIKVKEIYSKALSEEHGRILKRVGAHHIVFPEKDVALGLARRIHHPNMLDYLPFQEDYAIFEIAAPSAFHGKPLRELDLINKYGLQVIAVRNKGLQKLQFIPRASYVVQDGDGLILLGAHSGIEKLGKDYPE, encoded by the coding sequence TTGAAGGAAGTAGGGGTTATTGCAATGGCGCAGATTGCCATTATAGGACTTGGTAATTTTGGATATTATCTGGGTCGGGATCTTTATGAAAAAGGGCATGATGTAATAGGCATAGACATTCGTAAAGAGGCGGTTCAGAGAATAAGGCAGGAAATCAGTGAAGCCGTTGTGGCCGACGGAACAGATCGTGAGGTCCTGGAGTCTCTGGGGATACAGGACGTTGACATAGCCGTCGTTGCGATCGGGACGAATATGCTGGCAAGTATTTTGACCACTTTCAATCTCCGGGAGATAAAGGTCAAGGAAATATATTCAAAAGCACTCAGCGAAGAGCACGGAAGAATTCTGAAGCGTGTGGGTGCCCATCACATTGTGTTCCCCGAAAAAGATGTGGCTCTCGGGCTTGCCAGACGAATTCACCATCCCAACATGCTGGACTATCTTCCCTTTCAGGAGGATTACGCCATTTTTGAAATAGCCGCTCCTTCGGCCTTCCACGGCAAACCACTCAGAGAACTCGACCTCATAAACAAATACGGTCTTCAGGTAATCGCTGTACGCAATAAGGGCCTTCAGAAGTTGCAGTTTATACCCCGGGCGTCGTATGTTGTTCAGGATGGAGATGGGTTAATCCTGCTGGGGGCCCATTCCGGAATTGAAAAGCTCGGAAAGGATTATCCCGAATAG
- the aspS gene encoding aspartate--tRNA ligase: protein MSAERFSEVSLDSLGEWKRSHHCGELGAEHIGEDVILMGWVQRRRDHGGLIFVDLRDREGITQVVFDPQHSREAHERAHSLRNEYVIAVKGTVRRRPEGMENPKLKTGEIEVLVHDLKILNASRTPPFLVEDRVQVGENVRLQYRYIDLRRPSMMRNLRTRHEALQITRNFFSERGFIEVETPVLTKSTPEGARDYLVPSRIYPGRFYALPQSPQLFKQLLMVSGFDRYFQIVKCFRDEDLRADRQPEFTQLDLEMSFISEADIYAIIEEWLYTLFKKIAGVELQIPFRKMTYEDAMNKYGTDRPDLRYDLEIIDVTDIVSASDFQVFRQAISSGGRVCVLKYPGGVKFSRKELDDFIAFVQRLGAKGMAWIKIQPDQWQSPIAKFLDEGVRAALTERLNLGEGDIIFFMADRRDVAFPVMGEFRTHLAEKEGLAEKGSYEFVWITHFPLLEWSAEEKRFVSVHHPFTAPVEEELHLLEESPERVHSRAYDLVLNGIEIGGGSIRIHRRDVQERVFRVLGIGDDEAREKFGFLLEALQYGAPPHGGIAFGFDRLLMLMVGASSIRDVIAFPKTQKATCLLTGAPSEPDVQQLLELHIRVEVEKEKTGNLS, encoded by the coding sequence ATATCGGCAGAAAGGTTCTCCGAGGTCTCGCTGGACTCTTTAGGTGAGTGGAAGAGAAGCCACCACTGCGGAGAACTCGGCGCAGAACACATAGGGGAAGATGTGATTTTGATGGGGTGGGTACAACGCCGTCGAGATCACGGGGGTCTGATTTTCGTGGACCTTCGGGACCGCGAGGGTATCACCCAGGTGGTGTTCGACCCACAGCACTCCAGGGAGGCCCACGAACGCGCCCACTCTCTCAGAAACGAATACGTCATTGCCGTGAAAGGCACCGTGAGGCGTCGTCCCGAGGGAATGGAAAATCCAAAGCTCAAGACCGGAGAGATCGAAGTTCTCGTTCACGACCTGAAGATCCTGAATGCCTCCAGAACCCCACCCTTTCTCGTGGAAGATAGGGTTCAGGTCGGAGAAAATGTAAGGCTACAATATAGATACATAGACCTGAGACGCCCTTCAATGATGCGAAATCTCAGGACCAGGCACGAGGCTCTGCAGATTACCAGGAATTTCTTTTCAGAACGAGGATTTATCGAAGTAGAAACCCCTGTGCTGACCAAAAGTACTCCCGAAGGTGCAAGGGACTACCTTGTCCCCAGCCGGATCTACCCGGGCCGATTTTACGCCCTTCCCCAATCTCCTCAGCTCTTCAAACAACTCCTCATGGTCTCCGGCTTCGATCGCTACTTTCAAATCGTAAAGTGCTTCAGGGATGAAGATCTCAGAGCCGATCGTCAGCCCGAATTTACTCAACTGGATCTCGAAATGTCCTTCATCAGTGAAGCGGATATTTACGCCATAATCGAAGAGTGGCTTTATACCCTCTTCAAAAAAATAGCGGGTGTAGAGCTCCAGATACCCTTTAGAAAGATGACCTATGAAGATGCCATGAACAAATACGGAACAGATCGGCCCGACCTCAGATACGATCTCGAGATAATCGACGTAACCGACATCGTGTCGGCCTCTGACTTCCAGGTGTTCCGACAGGCTATATCTTCGGGTGGAAGGGTCTGCGTGCTGAAATATCCGGGCGGGGTTAAGTTTTCGAGAAAGGAACTGGACGACTTTATCGCCTTCGTTCAGAGATTGGGTGCTAAGGGAATGGCCTGGATAAAAATTCAACCCGACCAGTGGCAATCTCCCATTGCGAAGTTCCTGGATGAAGGTGTTCGTGCGGCTCTGACCGAGCGGCTCAATCTCGGCGAAGGCGACATCATCTTCTTTATGGCGGACCGACGGGATGTGGCTTTCCCCGTAATGGGAGAATTTCGGACCCATCTCGCAGAAAAAGAGGGCCTTGCGGAAAAGGGGAGCTACGAATTTGTTTGGATCACTCATTTCCCGCTCCTTGAGTGGAGTGCCGAGGAGAAGCGCTTTGTATCCGTCCACCATCCCTTTACGGCCCCTGTGGAAGAAGAACTCCATCTGCTTGAAGAATCTCCGGAGCGGGTACACAGCAGAGCCTATGACCTTGTACTCAACGGGATTGAGATAGGCGGAGGCAGTATACGAATCCACAGAAGGGACGTTCAGGAGAGGGTCTTCAGGGTTCTCGGGATCGGCGATGATGAAGCCAGGGAGAAATTCGGCTTTCTTCTTGAGGCCCTCCAATACGGTGCTCCACCTCACGGGGGTATTGCCTTCGGCTTCGATAGGCTTTTAATGCTTATGGTCGGGGCTTCGTCAATAAGAGACGTTATAGCCTTTCCCAAGACACAAAAGGCAACCTGCCTCCTCACAGGAGCGCCCTCTGAACCCGATGTGCAACAACTCCTTGAACTGCACATCAGGGTGGAAGTAGAAAAAGAAAAAACCGGCAATCTGTCTTAA
- a CDS encoding flagellar hook-basal body protein, which yields MISKIGQTALTGMSEAVRRLEVTSHNVANALTPGFKAGEVRSADVVASPAGDGVKTLAVTKDLSSGPLIMTGMNSDLAIVGSGYFAVESSEGERYLTRNGTFRLDEDRQLVTPEGHRLLNAQGNPIPALPEAQNWKVTENGEIYLQDSSGNWAPAGDEYRIGVASVPSEEGLISAGGTLYRAGAESGVPQIGYPGENGRGTLLQGFIEGSNVALEREMVNSVMARQLYEANLRVAQTGNEMTEELVDRII from the coding sequence ATGATATCGAAAATAGGGCAAACGGCTTTGACGGGGATGTCGGAAGCCGTCCGCAGGCTTGAGGTCACGTCGCATAACGTGGCCAACGCACTGACTCCGGGGTTCAAAGCCGGTGAGGTGCGATCCGCCGATGTCGTTGCATCCCCTGCGGGTGACGGCGTTAAAACCCTTGCCGTCACAAAAGACCTCTCTTCCGGGCCGCTAATCATGACCGGTATGAATTCCGATCTCGCTATTGTGGGTTCCGGGTATTTTGCCGTGGAGAGTTCAGAAGGTGAGAGGTACCTTACGCGAAACGGAACCTTTCGCCTGGACGAAGACCGTCAGCTCGTTACTCCCGAAGGTCATCGTCTCCTGAATGCTCAGGGTAATCCCATTCCGGCGCTTCCGGAAGCTCAGAACTGGAAGGTTACGGAAAACGGTGAAATCTATCTACAGGATTCCTCCGGAAACTGGGCTCCTGCGGGTGATGAATACCGGATCGGCGTTGCTTCAGTACCGTCGGAAGAAGGCCTCATTTCGGCCGGAGGTACTCTGTACAGAGCCGGGGCTGAAAGTGGTGTGCCTCAGATTGGGTATCCCGGTGAAAACGGGCGGGGTACGCTGCTTCAAGGGTTTATAGAAGGCTCCAATGTGGCCCTTGAGCGGGAAATGGTAAATTCCGTAATGGCCAGGCAGTTGTACGAGGCGAACCTCAGGGTTGCGCAGACCGGGAACGAAATGACGGAAGAACTTGTTGACAGGATTATATGA
- the purB gene encoding adenylosuccinate lyase, translating into MIERYTRPEMGRLWSLENKYRKWLEVELAVCEVRAERGEIPPEDWEMIRQRARFDVSRIEEIERETRHDVIAFLTNVAENVGPSSRFIHEGMTSSDVLDTAFALLLVEAADIIIADLDRVMEVLKTQAFRWKDRVMMGRSHGVHAEPITLGLKFALWYEEMKRNRERMVRARETVRVGKISGAVGTYASIDPDIEKAACEKLGLKPDPISNQIVQRDRHAEYFTTLAVVGCTVEKIAVEIRHLQRTEVREAEEFFARGQKGSSAMPHKRNPIGCENLSGLARILRANALAAMENVALWHERDISHSSVERIIGPDSTTVLDFMLNRLADILENLLVYPENMEKNLNLTGGLFYSQRVLLALTRKGLAREDAYRLVQRNSMKVWEKGGNLKDRLLEDREVMQYLTPDELDRLFDVSYFTRHVDTIFSRVFGHASS; encoded by the coding sequence ATGATCGAGCGCTATACCCGACCGGAAATGGGAAGATTGTGGTCTCTTGAGAACAAGTACCGTAAGTGGCTGGAGGTGGAGCTTGCAGTGTGCGAGGTTCGTGCAGAGCGGGGGGAGATTCCGCCTGAAGACTGGGAGATGATTCGTCAGCGGGCACGGTTTGACGTATCGCGAATAGAAGAAATTGAAAGAGAGACCAGACATGACGTTATTGCCTTCTTGACTAACGTTGCCGAAAACGTAGGGCCTTCCTCAAGGTTCATCCACGAAGGTATGACCTCGTCGGATGTTCTCGATACCGCCTTTGCCCTGCTTCTGGTTGAAGCGGCCGACATTATAATCGCCGATCTGGATAGGGTCATGGAAGTTCTTAAGACGCAGGCCTTTCGGTGGAAAGACCGGGTTATGATGGGAAGGTCTCATGGAGTCCACGCCGAGCCTATTACCCTGGGCTTAAAGTTTGCCCTCTGGTATGAGGAGATGAAACGGAACAGGGAGCGAATGGTTAGGGCTCGTGAAACGGTTAGGGTGGGGAAGATATCCGGAGCCGTGGGTACCTATGCGAGCATAGACCCGGACATAGAAAAGGCTGCATGCGAAAAGCTTGGCTTGAAGCCCGATCCGATAAGCAATCAGATTGTTCAGAGGGATCGTCATGCAGAATACTTTACGACACTTGCCGTGGTCGGGTGCACAGTGGAAAAGATTGCCGTGGAGATCCGCCACCTTCAGCGTACTGAAGTGAGGGAAGCCGAGGAGTTTTTTGCCCGTGGTCAAAAAGGATCCTCGGCCATGCCTCACAAGCGTAATCCCATCGGCTGTGAGAATCTATCGGGCCTGGCCAGAATACTTCGGGCCAATGCTCTTGCCGCCATGGAAAACGTTGCGCTGTGGCACGAAAGGGACATTTCTCACTCATCGGTCGAAAGGATTATAGGACCCGATAGCACCACCGTTCTCGATTTCATGCTGAACAGGCTGGCCGACATTCTTGAAAATCTGCTGGTCTATCCCGAAAATATGGAAAAGAACCTGAACCTCACCGGTGGTCTCTTTTATTCCCAGCGAGTCCTTCTGGCACTTACCCGAAAGGGACTTGCCAGGGAAGACGCCTATAGGCTGGTTCAGAGAAACTCCATGAAGGTCTGGGAAAAGGGAGGTAACCTTAAAGATAGACTCCTTGAGGACAGGGAGGTAATGCAGTATTTAACCCCTGATGAACTGGATCGGCTCTTTGACGTTTCCTATTTTACCCGTCATGTGGACACTATTTTTTCAAGGGTTTTCGGTCATGCCTCTTCTTGA
- the hisS gene encoding histidine--tRNA ligase: MEQIQSVKGMNDILPSEAPLWRHIEDKAREILNRFGYREIRTPVVEKAELFARGIGDTTDIVEKEMYTFADKKGRLLSLRPEATASIIRAFIEHQLHMVSGLRKFFLIGPMFRHERPQKGRYRQFHQIDVEVFGMNDPMVDAEVMYLACLYLEEIGLKGVRLEINTLGCTKCRPRFRTVLREFLLEHVSSLCPDCARRAYKNPLRAFDCKVPSCGEIVADAPVITDFVCDECVNHFDQVKQYLEELGLGYSLNPRLVRGLDYYVRTAFEIVTEHLGAQNAVGGGGRYDGLMKELGGPDLPGIGFALGMERIVLLLDQTLEPFQNGPFLYCVFIGPEAKKYGFKLVQKLRKEGFSVDCDYEDKSVKSQMRMAHRVGASYALILGEDELQKGIAQLRDMHRSEQFVVELSEIVNELHSLAEIEGGRRS; the protein is encoded by the coding sequence ATGGAGCAGATACAGTCCGTAAAGGGCATGAACGACATCCTGCCTTCGGAAGCTCCGCTCTGGCGACACATTGAGGATAAAGCCAGGGAAATCCTCAACCGCTTCGGCTATCGGGAGATTCGTACGCCGGTAGTGGAAAAGGCGGAGCTCTTCGCCCGGGGAATCGGCGATACAACAGACATCGTAGAAAAAGAAATGTACACCTTCGCCGACAAAAAAGGCCGCCTGCTGTCTTTGAGACCTGAAGCCACGGCGTCGATAATTCGTGCCTTCATAGAGCACCAGCTTCATATGGTATCGGGACTGCGCAAGTTCTTCCTTATCGGTCCCATGTTTCGGCACGAGAGGCCACAGAAAGGCCGCTACAGGCAGTTTCACCAGATCGATGTCGAAGTTTTCGGCATGAACGACCCAATGGTGGATGCAGAGGTCATGTACCTGGCCTGTCTCTACCTGGAAGAGATCGGTTTAAAAGGCGTTCGGCTGGAAATAAACACTCTGGGCTGTACGAAGTGCAGACCCCGGTTCAGAACGGTTCTTCGAGAGTTCCTCCTCGAACACGTGAGCTCTCTCTGCCCTGATTGTGCCAGGCGGGCCTATAAAAACCCTCTTCGCGCTTTCGATTGCAAGGTTCCGTCCTGTGGTGAAATTGTGGCCGACGCTCCCGTTATCACGGACTTCGTCTGTGACGAATGTGTCAACCACTTTGATCAGGTTAAGCAGTACCTGGAAGAGCTCGGCCTCGGTTACAGCCTTAATCCCAGGCTGGTTAGAGGGCTGGACTATTACGTTCGCACGGCTTTTGAGATAGTTACGGAGCATCTCGGTGCTCAAAATGCCGTGGGAGGCGGAGGCCGTTATGACGGTCTCATGAAAGAACTAGGAGGGCCTGATCTACCGGGCATAGGGTTTGCCCTGGGGATGGAGCGAATAGTTCTCCTTCTGGACCAGACTCTTGAGCCCTTTCAGAACGGGCCTTTCCTTTACTGCGTTTTTATAGGCCCGGAAGCAAAGAAATACGGCTTTAAACTGGTACAAAAGCTTCGCAAAGAAGGCTTTTCCGTTGATTGCGATTACGAGGATAAAAGTGTTAAAAGCCAGATGAGGATGGCCCATCGTGTGGGAGCATCCTACGCACTTATACTCGGAGAAGATGAACTTCAAAAGGGAATTGCCCAGTTGAGAGACATGCACCGGAGTGAACAGTTTGTGGTTGAATTGAGCGAAATCGTAAACGAGCTTCACTCCCTGGCAGAGATTGAAGGAGGTAGACGGTCGTGA
- a CDS encoding TRAP transporter small permease subunit, whose product MEWVEKLCARLDQVNRIVGRGISYVSLLMVVVITVDVILRYAFNITFVFVQELEWHLFAVLFLIGAGYTLLYDAHVRVDVFYQRFSKKTRAWINFLGCIFFLFPGCYLVIVTSLKFVAASWAVREGSPDPGGLPARYLLKAMIPLGFGLIALQGIPLMIRSFMTIIGRDIPDPPESNKEGGH is encoded by the coding sequence ATGGAATGGGTTGAAAAGCTGTGTGCTCGGCTTGATCAGGTAAACAGAATTGTAGGACGGGGGATATCCTATGTATCGCTTTTGATGGTCGTTGTGATAACCGTAGATGTTATTTTGAGATACGCCTTTAACATAACCTTCGTTTTCGTCCAGGAACTGGAATGGCACCTTTTTGCTGTTTTGTTTCTGATAGGTGCAGGCTACACACTCCTGTATGACGCCCACGTCAGGGTAGATGTTTTCTATCAGCGCTTTTCTAAAAAAACCCGCGCCTGGATCAACTTTCTCGGCTGTATTTTTTTCCTTTTTCCGGGTTGTTATCTGGTTATCGTAACGTCTCTGAAGTTTGTTGCCGCATCCTGGGCGGTGCGGGAGGGTTCTCCGGACCCTGGAGGTCTCCCTGCCCGGTATCTTCTGAAAGCCATGATACCTCTGGGATTCGGACTTATAGCACTCCAGGGTATTCCTTTAATGATCAGAAGCTTTATGACCATTATCGGGCGAGACATACCTGATCCGCCGGAAAGCAATAAGGAAGGAGGCCACTGA